A single window of Malus sylvestris chromosome 5, drMalSylv7.2, whole genome shotgun sequence DNA harbors:
- the LOC126623928 gene encoding (S)-8-oxocitronellyl enol synthase CYC2-like, whose amino-acid sequence MSWWWAGAIGAAKKTFDPNDVPPKYQSVALVLGVTGIVGNSLAEILPLADTPGGPWKVYGVARRPRPAWNADHPVEYIQCDLSDPHQTHSQLSQLTDVTHVFYVTWASKPTEAENCEVNGNMFRNLLDAVIPNAPNLQHICLQTGRKHYIGPFEMLGKVEPHEPPFHEDLPRLDVPNFYYTLEDILFEEVKKKEGLTWSVHRPSVIFGFSPYSLMNIVGSLCIYAAICKHEGKKLRFTGSRGAWNGYWDVSDADLIAEHQIWAAVDPYAKNEAFNCSNGDVVKWKHLFRVLAEQFELDIEDVGEEGGWEASLEEMMKDKGPVWDEIVKEKGLVLTKLEEVGNWWFVDLMFGVETSLDSMNKSKEHGFVGFRNSKTSFLTWIDRMKSYRLVP is encoded by the exons ATGAGCTGGTGGTGGGCAGGAGCCATTGGAGCTGCAAAG AAAACTTTTGATCCCAATGATGTGCCGCCCAAATACCAGAGCGTGGCTCTGGTTCTCGGCGTCACTGGGATAGTCGGCAATAGCCTTGCCGAGATTCTCCCCCTGGCCGACACACCCGGCGGGCCGTGGAAGGTATATGGTGTAGCCCGCCGGCCTCGTCCGGCGTGGAACGCTGATCATCCTGTTGAATACATTCAGTGTGATCTCTCAGACCCTCATCAAACACATTCTCAGCTGTCCCAGCTGACCGATGTCACTCATGTATTTTATGTGACGTGGGCAAGTAAGCCCACGGAAGCTGAGAACTGTGAGGTCAACGGCAACATGTTTCGGAACTTGCTGGATGCTGTGATCCCAAATGCACCAAATCTGCAGCACATATGCTTGCAAACGGGCCGGAAGCATTATATCGGTCCGTTTGAGATGTTGGGCAAGGTCGAGCCTCATGAGCCACCATTTCACGAAGACCTCCCGAGGCTCGACGTGCCCAATTTTTACTACACATTGGAGGACATTTTGTTTGAGGAGGTGAAGAAAAAGGAGGGTTTGACATGGTCAGTGCACAGGCCTAGCGTGATATTCGGGTTTTCGCCCTATAGCTTGATGAACATTGTGGGGAGCCTCTGCATTTATGCCGCAATATGTAAGCACGAGGGGAAGAAACTGAGGTTTACGGGGAGCAGAGGGGCGTGGAACGGGTACTGGGATGTCTCGGACGCCGACTTGATAGCCGAGCACCAGATTTGGGCAGCAGTTGATCCATATGCCAAGAATGAGGCTTTCAATTGCAGCAATGGGGATGTGGTTAAGTGGAAGCATTTGTTCAGGGTTTTGGCAGAGCAGTTCGAGCTTGATATTGAGGACGTTGGCGAGGAGGGCGGATGGGAGGCGAGCTTGGAGGAGATGATGAAAGATAAGGGGCCGGTGTGGGATGAGATTGTGAAAGAGAAGGGTCTGGTTCTTACCAAGCTGGAAGAAGTTGGTAACTGGTGGTTTGTGGATCTTATGTTTGGAGTTGAGACAAGTCTGGACAGCATGAACAAGAGCAAAGAACATGGTTTTGTGGGGTTCAGGAATTCGAAGACATCGTTTTTAACTTGGATTGACAGGATGAAATCTTACAGACTTGTTCCTTGA